One stretch of Zingiber officinale cultivar Zhangliang chromosome 6B, Zo_v1.1, whole genome shotgun sequence DNA includes these proteins:
- the LOC121991644 gene encoding protein SENSITIVE TO PROTON RHIZOTOXICITY 1-like yields MIDSDGRNSDKASDLPCQREGKIREETMNRLADRLPLLNLSALGQKMNALSRFLSDSIDRRDSIDDDQIRMVSSTIASAVQEIIVNGAALVASSQVLNPSLSTGASQPCNPSSTVRDADMVDRSSQPVPTPRFPHTRSGNPRSSVPVGCSDPPSSDQAAEDGEDCDIVEIDTAEILAEHAHLCEICGKGFKRDANLRMHMRAHGDRYKTLEALSKPDPEFCVSSGREATTGRRILFSCPHSGCNRNRAHKKFRPLKSVACVKNHFKRSHCPKMYSCYRCNKKSFSVVADLKNHLKHCGESRWRCSCGTTFSRKDKLFGHVALFDGHMPVVEVGVKDELKKEEVILEEDEEEMKVTGVADNAGEGFDPEFFKGLMEDFDDMEREHLKSLL; encoded by the coding sequence ATGATCGACTCCGATGGCCGGAACTCCGACAAAGCAAGCGATCTTCCTTGTCAGCGTGAAGGCAAAATCCGGGAAGAGACGATGAATAGACTCGCCGATCGGCTGCCCCTCCTCAACCTGTCGGCCCTTGGCCAGAAGATGAACGCCCTCAGCCGtttcctctccgactccatcgatCGGCGAGATTCGATCGACGATGATCAAATTCGTATGGTCTCCTCGACGATTGCCTCTGCCGTCCAGGAGATCATTGTCAACGGTGCCGCTCTCGTCGCTTCTTCCCAAGTACTCAATCCCTCCCTTTCAACTGGCGCCTCCCAGCCGTGCAATCCCTCCTCCACCGTCCGTGACGCTGATATGGTCGATAGGTCCTCTCAACCTGTGCCGACGCCTCGTTTTCCCCACACTAGATCAGGTAATCCTCGGTCGTCCGTGCCCGTCGGCTGTTCCGATCCGCCATCCTCTGATCAGGCAGCGGAGGATGGGGAGGACTGCGACATAGTAGAGATTGACACGGCGGAGATACTTGCGGAGCATGCCCATTTGTGCGAGATATGCGGCAAAGGTTTTAAGCGCGACGCCAACCTTCGAATGCACATGAGGGCTCATGGGGACCGCTACAAGACCCTAGAAGCTCTATCGAAGCCGGACCCGGAATTTTGTGTTTCCAGTGGCCGTGAGGCTACTACAGGGAGGAGGATTCTGTTCTCTTGCCCGCATTCTGGGTGCAACAGAAACCGTGCGCACAAGAAGTTTCGGCCTCTGAAATCGGTGGCGTGCGTGAAAAATCACTTCAAGAGAAGCCATTGCCCCAAGATGTATTCTTGCTACCGATGCAACAAGAAGAGTTTCTCGGTGGTGGCTGACCTCAAGAACCACCTCAAGCATTGCGGAGAGAGCAGGTGGCGGTGCTCATGTGGTACAACTTTTTCGAGAAAGGATAAGCTTTTTGGCCATGTCGCCTTGTTCGATGGGCACATGCCTGTGGTTGAGGTGGGCGTGAAGGATGAACTGAAGAAAGAAGAAGTGATAttggaagaggatgaagaagaaatgAAAGTAACTGGAGTTGCCGATAATGCTGGAGAGGGTTTCGATCCTGAATTTTTTAAAGGTTTGATGGAGGATTTTGATGACATGGAACGTGAACATCTAAAGTCCCTGCTTTAA
- the LOC121989858 gene encoding uncharacterized protein LOC121989858, which produces MYYGAEASLDVFQLKGLLNNQASASQIILTKGEKGPRNSLNAVHVGYHVDFTVEGDNLTHFFTYWTSNGYLGTGCYNMLCSGFLQASRELAPGQVYTGNSLTLKIYKDRLGNWNLDRDSERIGFWPKAIFSNMGDASMVEMGGNVRSPMGLASPAMGSGKAVKAVMRDINMVDGQGNLYRADSSKLKLINDLGPPYYIANYDSFNLYYGGPGGWKKA; this is translated from the exons ATGTACTACGGTGCAGAGGCTTCCTTGGACGTTTTCCAACTCAAAGGCCTTTTGAACAACCAAGCGAGTGCCAGCCAAATCATTCTGACCAAAGGCGAAAAAGGGCCTAGAAACTCCTTGAATGCGGTCCATGTCGGGTACCAT GTTGACTTCACCGTGGAGGGGGACAACTTGACTCACTTCTTCACATACTGGACT TCGAATGGGTACCTAGGTACTGGTTGCTATAACATGCTCTGCTCCGGGTTTCTCCAAGCAAGTAGAGAATTGGCTCCAGGGCAGGTCTACACAGGAAATAGCTTGACACTCAAGATTTATAAG GATCGTCTTGGCAACTGGAACCTGGACAGGGATAGTGAAAGGATCGGGTTTTGGCCGAAGGCGATCTTCAGCAACATGGGGGATGCTTCTATGGTGGAAATGGGTGGAAATGTTCGCTCGCCCATGGGCTTGGCGAGTCCGGCTATGGGCAGTGGAAAAGCGGTTAAAGCAGTTATGAGGGACATCAACATGGTGGATGGACAAGGCAATCTGTATCGAGCAGACTCGAGCAAATTGAAGCTGATAAATGATCTTGGCCCGCCCTACTACATTGCTAATTATGACTCGTTTAACTTGTATTATGGTGGCCCTGGAGGATGGAAGAAAGCTTGA